A region from the uncultured Draconibacterium sp. genome encodes:
- the topA gene encoding type I DNA topoisomerase, which translates to MHKNLVIVESPAKAKTIEKFLGEGFTVTSSMGHVRDLEKKDFGIDIQNNYQPKYIVSSDKKKIVSELKKLAKGAEMVWLASDEDREGEAIAWHLKEVLKLKDDRIKRIVFHEITKDAITRAVEKPREIDEHLVNAQQARRVLDRIVGFEVSPVLWKKVKPSLSAGRVQSVAVRLIVEREREIRNFKSETWFRVNGYFLVPDENGNTTELKAELSKRFETREQANTFLEKCKTAEFTVSDVVKKPGKRSPAQPFTTSTLQQEASRKLGFSVSQTMAVAQRLYESGKITYMRTDSVNLSSLAINTSKQKITELHGENYVKIRKFKTKAKGAQEAHEAIRPTYMENQTVDGSSQEQRLYELIWKRTIASQMADAILERTNVTIDVSNATEKFQATGEVIVFDGFLRVYIESTDDENSNGNGQTLIPPVHVNDQLRMSSVVSTQRFSQRPPRFTEASLVKRLEELGIGRPSTYAPTITTVQNRNYVVKEERPGVERTYCVLTLKNGKIKEEEKTEITGAEKNKLFPTDIGIVVNDFLMENFDQIMDYNFTANVEKEFDDIADGKKVWNEMIDKFYQPFHGKVEDALENAERSKGERILGTDPKTGKQVSVKIGRFGPLAQLGEASQEEGAEKPQFSSLRSGQHIETISLDEALDLFKLPRELGEYEDKKVTVAIGRFGPYVRHDNKFVSLGKEDDPYSVKLDRAIELIEAKREKDRKAVVKLFEEDAELQVLNGRWGPYIKFKKKNYKIPKTVKAEELNYEDCMKLIEAAPEPKTKRGRKK; encoded by the coding sequence ATGCACAAAAACCTGGTAATAGTCGAGTCACCGGCAAAGGCAAAAACGATTGAGAAATTTCTTGGAGAAGGATTCACCGTAACCTCAAGCATGGGTCATGTCAGAGACCTGGAAAAGAAAGACTTTGGTATCGATATTCAAAATAATTATCAACCCAAATACATCGTTTCATCTGACAAGAAAAAGATAGTTTCAGAATTAAAAAAGTTAGCAAAAGGAGCCGAAATGGTTTGGCTCGCTTCCGATGAGGACCGCGAGGGAGAGGCTATTGCCTGGCACCTTAAAGAAGTGTTAAAGCTGAAAGACGACCGTATAAAACGAATTGTTTTTCATGAAATAACAAAGGATGCGATTACACGTGCAGTAGAAAAACCACGTGAAATTGATGAGCACCTGGTAAATGCGCAGCAGGCTCGAAGAGTGCTTGATCGTATTGTTGGTTTCGAGGTATCGCCTGTTTTGTGGAAAAAAGTAAAACCTTCGTTAAGTGCAGGGCGTGTTCAGTCGGTTGCCGTAAGGTTGATTGTTGAGCGCGAGCGCGAAATTCGTAATTTTAAATCGGAGACCTGGTTTCGGGTAAATGGTTACTTTTTAGTACCCGACGAAAATGGAAATACAACGGAGTTAAAAGCCGAATTATCCAAACGTTTTGAAACACGCGAGCAGGCCAATACTTTTCTCGAAAAATGTAAAACAGCCGAGTTTACGGTTAGCGATGTGGTAAAAAAACCGGGAAAACGTTCGCCGGCGCAACCTTTTACAACATCTACCTTGCAACAAGAGGCGAGTCGCAAGCTGGGTTTCTCGGTATCGCAAACTATGGCCGTGGCGCAACGCCTTTACGAAAGTGGTAAAATAACCTACATGCGTACCGACTCGGTAAACCTTTCGAGCCTTGCAATAAATACGTCAAAACAAAAAATTACTGAATTGCATGGCGAGAACTATGTAAAAATAAGAAAGTTTAAAACCAAAGCTAAAGGGGCTCAGGAGGCACACGAAGCCATTCGTCCAACCTACATGGAAAACCAAACCGTTGATGGTTCGTCTCAGGAACAGCGCTTGTACGAACTAATCTGGAAACGTACCATTGCTTCGCAAATGGCTGATGCCATTTTGGAACGTACCAATGTAACTATTGACGTATCGAACGCTACCGAAAAATTCCAGGCCACAGGTGAGGTAATAGTTTTTGATGGTTTTCTGAGAGTGTATATCGAATCGACGGATGATGAAAATAGTAACGGAAATGGACAAACACTTATTCCGCCGGTACATGTAAACGACCAGTTGCGCATGAGTTCAGTGGTATCTACCCAGCGTTTTTCGCAACGTCCGCCACGTTTTACTGAAGCTTCGCTGGTAAAACGATTAGAAGAACTTGGTATAGGCCGTCCGTCAACTTACGCGCCAACCATTACCACGGTTCAAAACAGAAACTATGTGGTAAAAGAAGAGCGTCCGGGAGTGGAAAGAACTTATTGCGTTCTTACCCTGAAAAATGGGAAAATAAAAGAGGAAGAAAAAACAGAAATTACAGGAGCTGAAAAAAATAAACTCTTTCCAACCGATATCGGTATTGTTGTAAATGATTTTCTGATGGAAAATTTCGATCAGATAATGGATTACAATTTTACTGCAAACGTAGAAAAGGAATTTGATGATATTGCCGACGGAAAAAAGGTTTGGAACGAGATGATCGACAAATTCTATCAGCCGTTTCATGGTAAAGTAGAAGATGCACTGGAGAATGCAGAGCGATCAAAAGGCGAGCGTATTTTAGGTACCGACCCGAAAACCGGCAAACAGGTGTCGGTAAAAATTGGTCGTTTCGGACCATTGGCTCAGCTGGGAGAAGCCTCGCAGGAAGAGGGAGCAGAAAAACCGCAGTTCTCAAGCTTAAGATCGGGGCAGCATATTGAAACAATTTCGCTTGATGAAGCACTTGATTTGTTTAAACTGCCACGAGAACTTGGCGAATATGAAGATAAAAAAGTAACAGTTGCCATTGGCCGTTTTGGCCCTTATGTGCGTCACGATAATAAGTTTGTATCGCTTGGAAAAGAAGACGATCCGTACTCGGTTAAGTTAGACAGGGCTATTGAACTAATTGAGGCCAAGCGCGAAAAAGACCGGAAGGCAGTGGTAAAACTTTTTGAAGAGGATGCCGAGCTGCAGGTGCTTAACGGAAGATGGGGCCCCTATATTAAATTCAAAAAGAAAAATTATAAAATACCAAAAACAGTGAAAGCCGAGGAGTTGAATTACGAAGATTGTATGAAGCTTATTGAAGCAGCTCCTGAGCCAAAAACCAAACGAGGTAGAAAAAAATAA
- a CDS encoding arginase family protein produces the protein MNLFPYFDPVDFSQYTDVVPFAWKYSMGASIEKNTLKLQEGRLKNIELAIVGVPFNSEKDDFKLTPNPDKVRQAFYSLAGVGKLNIIDFGNLKSSSSHKGNYLALRDVVDYLNELDIVTIVIGGSQDYSYGVCQAFMSDPFFSFSTIDAFLDVKKGVESLHQSNYLSQVFKTLPDLFQFSLIGYQSHYVPESYFKKTKGMGLHLRLGKLRDNFNAAEPILRNSHFLSFDMCALKHSEAPGRFMLPNGLYADEACQLLKYAGSGTRLKVFGLFGLSGKEEADPLAVNLAAQLVWYFVQGYLLRDKSNPGTGVGYLNYRVEIPELASPLIFYKNENTDQWWIQVQAVNGEIKYFACSEKDYEVACNNEIPEIWLKYVQKTDEKLK, from the coding sequence ATGAACTTGTTTCCTTATTTCGATCCCGTGGATTTTTCGCAGTACACAGATGTGGTGCCCTTTGCCTGGAAATATTCGATGGGCGCAAGTATTGAAAAAAACACACTTAAACTGCAGGAAGGTCGGTTAAAGAATATCGAGCTGGCTATTGTTGGTGTGCCCTTTAACAGCGAAAAGGACGACTTTAAGCTAACCCCAAATCCCGACAAAGTACGACAGGCATTTTACAGCCTTGCCGGTGTTGGGAAACTAAATATTATCGACTTTGGAAATTTAAAATCGTCGAGTAGCCATAAAGGAAACTACCTGGCACTTCGTGATGTGGTAGATTACCTGAATGAATTGGATATAGTTACTATTGTTATTGGTGGTAGTCAGGATTATTCTTACGGTGTCTGCCAGGCTTTTATGTCCGATCCGTTTTTCTCATTTAGCACTATCGATGCCTTTTTAGATGTAAAAAAAGGAGTGGAATCACTGCATCAAAGTAACTATTTGTCGCAGGTGTTTAAAACGCTGCCCGATTTGTTCCAGTTTAGTTTAATTGGCTACCAAAGTCACTATGTTCCTGAAAGTTATTTTAAAAAGACTAAAGGAATGGGTTTGCACTTGCGATTAGGAAAACTGCGTGACAATTTTAATGCAGCAGAACCCATTCTCCGAAACAGCCATTTTCTCAGTTTCGATATGTGTGCGCTAAAACACTCGGAAGCACCGGGTCGTTTTATGCTGCCCAATGGCTTGTATGCCGACGAAGCCTGCCAGTTGCTCAAGTATGCCGGATCCGGCACTCGTTTAAAAGTATTTGGCTTGTTTGGGCTTAGCGGAAAAGAAGAAGCCGACCCGCTTGCCGTAAACCTGGCAGCCCAACTGGTGTGGTATTTTGTTCAGGGCTATCTTTTGCGCGACAAAAGTAATCCCGGCACTGGTGTCGGCTACTTAAATTACCGTGTGGAAATTCCTGAACTTGCTTCGCCACTAATTTTTTACAAGAATGAAAATACCGACCAATGGTGGATTCAGGTGCAGGCTGTTAACGGAGAAATAAAATATTTTGCCTGCTCGGAAAAAGATTACGAGGTGGCCTGCAACAACGAAATTCCTGAAATTTGGTTAAAATATGTGCAAAAAACCGATGAGAAATTAAAATAA
- a CDS encoding type IX secretion system membrane protein PorP/SprF, which yields MKKVISFFILMVTTYVSFGQIDPQYTNNMFYKLSVNPGYAGAEDAISGTLLNRYQWSGFEGAPKTLVFSVDAAIDAFGAPGGIGVNVISDEFGFYKNTWVNFNYSYKVTTALGTLGLGVSPGIYNFNINPEWSVPEGEIYTQAESDPAVPNAESSQITFDAGFGAYLYTNKYYAGFSITHLNQGEVKFDETSTAFLTRTYYLSGGYNIKLSDPLFEVRPSFFFKSDIATWQLDLNANVVYNDKFWGGISYRVQDAIALLMGMELFNGMRIGYSFDLVTSALKSGGFASNEFFVSYSIDLERNRNQKYKSIRFL from the coding sequence ATGAAAAAAGTTATATCTTTTTTTATTTTAATGGTAACAACTTATGTATCATTTGGACAGATAGATCCGCAATACACCAATAACATGTTTTATAAGTTAAGTGTAAATCCCGGGTACGCTGGTGCAGAAGATGCCATAAGTGGCACCCTTTTAAATCGTTATCAGTGGTCGGGGTTTGAAGGCGCACCAAAAACGCTGGTTTTTAGTGTTGATGCTGCCATTGATGCTTTTGGAGCCCCAGGAGGAATAGGTGTTAATGTGATTAGCGATGAATTTGGTTTTTATAAGAATACCTGGGTGAATTTTAACTATTCATACAAAGTAACAACCGCATTAGGAACATTGGGACTGGGCGTTTCACCCGGAATTTATAATTTTAATATTAATCCGGAATGGAGTGTGCCCGAAGGAGAAATCTACACCCAGGCTGAATCAGACCCTGCAGTGCCCAATGCCGAGTCGAGCCAAATAACCTTTGACGCCGGTTTTGGAGCATACCTTTATACCAACAAGTATTATGCTGGTTTTTCTATAACACATTTAAATCAGGGCGAAGTTAAGTTCGATGAAACGTCTACTGCGTTTCTTACCCGAACCTACTATTTATCTGGCGGATACAATATTAAGCTATCCGATCCGTTATTTGAGGTGCGACCATCGTTCTTTTTCAAATCAGATATAGCAACCTGGCAACTCGATTTAAATGCAAATGTTGTTTATAACGATAAATTTTGGGGTGGCATCTCTTACCGTGTTCAGGACGCTATAGCCTTGTTAATGGGGATGGAACTGTTTAACGGAATGCGAATTGGTTACTCGTTTGATTTGGTAACATCGGCGCTAAAAAGTGGCGGTTTTGCCTCAAACGAATTTTTTGTGAGCTATTCCATTGATTTGGAGCGAAATCGTAACCAAAAGTATAAGAGTATTAGATTTTTGTAA
- a CDS encoding SUMF1/EgtB/PvdO family nonheme iron enzyme, with amino-acid sequence MKKLLSIATVFFIALSFVGCLGGGSGGNEELTGVQRRQRFKETQPLGMVYIRRGSFNIGPSDQDASMSGVPTKTVSQDPFWMDDTEITNNEYRQFVEYVKESMARRMLGDQYPEFLITEDRDGNIIDPPEINWREKIDWSDPDMQMAMEDMYLPENERFFGRKEFDTRKFVYEYWWIDLHQAAKRQNSFNYETQRYEGNVYNTEGDLVPIENRSSFMMRDQVHVYPDTLCWIRDFTYSYNEPLATRYFWHPGFDDYPVVGLTWKQVNAFCNWRTKIQSDFLEDRGEPTLMAYRLPTEVEWEYAARGGKEFSMYPWGGYYTRDDKGVFLANFKPLRGNYVEDGSIATIKVGSYDPNEYGLYDMAGNVAEWTSTAYDEAGYNYFSDLNPTFTYNARKDDPPVMKRKVIRGGSWKDISQFVQVSTRNFEYQDTTKSYVGFRCVRSTFGEEF; translated from the coding sequence ATGAAAAAACTACTTTCTATTGCAACTGTATTCTTCATTGCACTCAGTTTTGTCGGATGCCTTGGTGGTGGTTCGGGAGGAAACGAAGAATTAACAGGAGTACAAAGAAGGCAGCGATTTAAAGAAACGCAACCCCTTGGAATGGTTTACATTCGTCGGGGAAGTTTCAATATTGGGCCTAGCGATCAGGATGCAAGTATGTCTGGTGTGCCAACCAAAACCGTTTCGCAAGATCCGTTCTGGATGGATGATACCGAGATTACCAACAACGAATACCGTCAGTTTGTTGAATATGTAAAAGAATCGATGGCACGTCGGATGTTAGGCGATCAGTATCCAGAATTCCTGATTACCGAAGACCGTGACGGGAACATTATCGATCCTCCTGAAATTAACTGGAGAGAAAAAATCGATTGGAGTGACCCCGATATGCAAATGGCGATGGAGGATATGTATCTTCCGGAAAATGAGCGGTTCTTTGGTAGAAAAGAATTTGATACCCGAAAATTTGTATACGAATATTGGTGGATTGATTTGCACCAGGCAGCAAAAAGGCAAAACAGCTTTAATTACGAAACACAACGTTACGAAGGTAATGTGTACAATACCGAAGGCGATTTAGTACCCATCGAAAACCGTTCATCGTTTATGATGCGCGACCAGGTACACGTTTATCCCGATACGCTTTGCTGGATCAGAGATTTTACTTACTCATACAACGAGCCGCTTGCTACGCGTTATTTCTGGCATCCGGGTTTTGATGATTATCCGGTGGTTGGTTTAACCTGGAAACAGGTGAATGCATTTTGTAACTGGAGAACAAAAATTCAGTCAGACTTTTTGGAAGACAGAGGTGAGCCAACTTTAATGGCTTACCGTTTACCTACCGAAGTAGAATGGGAATATGCTGCACGCGGAGGAAAAGAATTTTCGATGTACCCATGGGGTGGTTACTATACCCGCGACGACAAAGGCGTTTTTCTGGCCAACTTTAAACCCTTACGCGGTAATTATGTTGAAGATGGCTCGATTGCAACGATAAAGGTTGGTAGTTACGATCCGAATGAATACGGATTGTACGACATGGCCGGTAATGTTGCCGAGTGGACAAGCACTGCCTACGATGAAGCTGGCTATAACTATTTTAGCGATTTAAACCCAACATTTACATACAATGCCCGTAAGGATGACCCTCCTGTGATGAAGCGAAAAGTAATCAGAGGTGGATCCTGGAAAGATATTTCGCAGTTTGTGCAGGTTTCTACGCGTAACTTCGAATATCAGGATACCACGAAATCTTACGTAGGTTTCCGCTGTGTTCGCTCAACTTTTGGAGAGGAATTTTAG
- the gldL gene encoding gliding motility protein GldL, with protein sequence MNLGELFKTKRWKTFMGFVYGWGAAVVMVGALFKLEHWQGSSELLTVGLLTEAFIFFLSAFEPPMEIPEWEKVYPELSEDYELEEMKELKATNNGGLEALFGNSELTPELMDNVSKGLAELSNTAKGISDISSATLATDMYVKNLGSASESMNSFAQINNKANESIDKSVNTLVNSYSIAASQLTETGKNLSAVYQKSSDLISGELDNIGNSSKQYSGNLDRLNKNLDSLNSSFENQLKDTQDQFKANQKFNQDLAQMNSILTSSVDELKKYKENAETLNKNLEALNTIYGNMLGAMSYKK encoded by the coding sequence ATGAATCTGGGAGAACTTTTTAAGACTAAGCGCTGGAAAACATTCATGGGGTTCGTTTATGGATGGGGTGCTGCTGTTGTTATGGTTGGTGCCTTATTTAAGCTAGAACACTGGCAAGGCTCCAGCGAGTTATTAACTGTAGGATTGTTAACAGAGGCATTCATTTTCTTCCTTTCGGCATTCGAACCTCCTATGGAAATTCCTGAATGGGAAAAAGTGTATCCGGAATTGAGTGAAGATTACGAGCTCGAAGAAATGAAAGAGCTAAAAGCTACAAATAACGGAGGACTTGAAGCACTGTTTGGCAATTCTGAACTTACTCCGGAGTTAATGGATAATGTGAGTAAAGGACTGGCAGAGCTGAGTAATACGGCAAAAGGTATTAGCGATATTTCTTCTGCTACTCTGGCTACTGATATGTATGTAAAGAACCTGGGGTCAGCATCAGAATCGATGAACTCGTTCGCTCAAATTAATAACAAAGCTAACGAATCAATTGATAAATCGGTTAATACACTGGTTAACTCTTATTCGATTGCAGCAAGCCAGCTGACTGAAACGGGTAAAAATCTTTCTGCAGTATACCAAAAGTCATCAGACCTTATTTCAGGAGAATTGGATAACATTGGAAACAGTTCAAAGCAGTATTCCGGAAACCTGGATCGACTGAACAAGAACCTGGATAGCCTTAACAGCAGTTTTGAAAACCAATTAAAAGATACTCAGGATCAGTTTAAAGCCAACCAGAAATTTAATCAGGACCTGGCACAAATGAACAGTATCCTGACATCATCGGTTGATGAACTGAAAAAATATAAAGAGAATGCGGAAACACTCAACAAGAACCTGGAAGCCTTAAATACCATTTATGGCAACATGTTGGGTGCAATGAGCTATAAAAAGTAA
- the gldM gene encoding gliding motility protein GldM, with amino-acid sequence MGAKNCPETPRQKMINMMYIVLTAMLALNVAAEVLEAFRVVDSSLLQTLEAVDMQNAQIYSSFEQAYVENPTKVREWKEKADQLREKSEGLINYVSELKDEVVIYSGVKPVDEDNPVDDDGYFHTKVDGTIVEIAKEDDLNGPSELMITQKRANDLKLRVEEYRSFLTSLISEEDSELRHTILSELKTADPDRKDGGEGNYKTWEAEHFEDKPLIAVLTLLSKIQIDVKNSEAYVAKYLYAEIDEGSFKFNRLGARVIANSNIVLLGDEYKAEVFLAAEDTTQQPDIFINNRQVEVKDGKAIYVGNTSEAGKFKWSGLIKYKTPGGIIKSYPFEQEYQVAVPNVTMSATKMNVFYKGLKNPFEVGGGSIPSENLDVQMTNGKITKEGINYVIEPAELDEMGRKTKVSVYATINGNRRLIGTTDWRVKRVPDPVAKINGQSGGEIRKEVLRIQDGVMAVLEDFDFEFRYTVTQFTLETTGQGGYTNRYPSSSNRFTAEQKSALSRVNINSIVYIGDIKAVGDDGTTRELDPISFKIK; translated from the coding sequence ATGGGTGCAAAGAATTGTCCGGAAACACCGAGGCAAAAAATGATAAACATGATGTACATTGTACTCACCGCAATGTTAGCGCTTAACGTTGCTGCTGAGGTGCTTGAGGCATTTCGTGTGGTAGACAGTAGTTTGCTGCAAACCCTTGAGGCAGTGGACATGCAGAACGCTCAGATTTATTCATCGTTTGAACAGGCTTATGTTGAAAATCCAACGAAAGTTCGCGAATGGAAAGAGAAGGCCGATCAACTACGGGAAAAATCGGAAGGTCTGATTAATTACGTTTCGGAATTAAAGGATGAAGTTGTAATTTACTCTGGCGTAAAGCCAGTTGATGAAGATAATCCGGTGGATGACGACGGGTATTTTCATACAAAAGTAGACGGTACCATTGTTGAAATTGCAAAAGAAGATGACCTAAATGGACCGTCGGAACTGATGATTACGCAGAAAAGGGCTAACGATTTGAAATTAAGGGTGGAAGAATACCGCTCCTTTTTAACTTCCTTAATCAGTGAAGAAGACAGTGAACTTCGTCACACCATTCTTAGCGAACTAAAAACCGCCGATCCGGATAGAAAAGATGGAGGTGAAGGAAATTACAAAACCTGGGAAGCGGAGCACTTTGAAGACAAACCACTGATTGCAGTGTTAACCTTGCTCTCCAAAATTCAAATCGATGTAAAAAACTCTGAAGCCTATGTTGCAAAATATTTGTATGCCGAAATTGATGAGGGCTCTTTTAAATTTAACCGTTTGGGAGCACGAGTAATTGCCAATTCAAACATCGTTTTATTAGGCGATGAGTATAAGGCAGAGGTATTCCTTGCAGCAGAAGATACCACTCAGCAACCTGATATTTTTATTAATAACCGTCAGGTTGAGGTAAAAGACGGGAAAGCCATTTATGTGGGTAATACAAGCGAGGCCGGTAAATTTAAATGGAGTGGCTTAATCAAGTATAAAACACCCGGAGGAATCATAAAAAGCTATCCTTTCGAGCAGGAATACCAGGTGGCCGTGCCAAACGTAACCATGTCGGCCACTAAAATGAACGTGTTCTACAAAGGCCTAAAAAACCCGTTTGAAGTTGGTGGTGGATCGATTCCCAGTGAAAATCTTGATGTTCAGATGACTAACGGCAAGATTACAAAAGAAGGAATAAACTATGTAATCGAACCTGCAGAACTGGATGAAATGGGGCGCAAAACCAAGGTTAGCGTTTACGCAACAATTAACGGAAATCGCCGTTTGATTGGTACTACCGATTGGCGAGTAAAACGCGTACCCGATCCGGTAGCAAAAATTAATGGTCAGTCGGGAGGTGAAATTAGAAAAGAAGTACTAAGAATTCAGGATGGAGTGATGGCTGTATTGGAAGATTTCGATTTTGAATTCAGATATACAGTTACCCAGTTTACGTTGGAAACTACCGGACAAGGAGGATATACCAATCGTTATCCATCAAGTTCAAACCGTTTTACAGCAGAGCAAAAAAGCGCTTTAAGCAGGGTTAATATTAACAGTATTGTTTATATAGGTGATATTAAGGCTGTTGGCGATGATGGGACAACACGCGAACTCGACCCAATATCATTTAAAATAAAATAA